A part of Williamwhitmania taraxaci genomic DNA contains:
- a CDS encoding PIG-L deacetylase family protein, whose amino-acid sequence MAELQSTSVAIIVAHPDDETLWAGGMILSHPEWNCFVVSLCRGSDTDRAPKFYKALKILNAAGAMGDLDDGPEQSPLNEQVLERTILELLPPKHFDLVITHNPNGEYTRHIRHEETGKTVLKLWQNGKISTIELWTFAYEDGNRKYYPKPDENASVFLQLSEMIWQKKYSILTETYGFEKNSWEAKTTTHAEAFWKYTDHTDIKKLIN is encoded by the coding sequence ATGGCTGAATTACAATCAACCTCCGTTGCAATTATTGTTGCACATCCCGATGATGAAACTCTTTGGGCAGGAGGAATGATTCTGAGCCATCCCGAGTGGAACTGTTTTGTTGTTTCTCTTTGCCGGGGTAGCGACACCGATCGTGCCCCAAAGTTTTACAAGGCATTAAAAATTCTAAATGCTGCGGGAGCAATGGGCGATTTGGACGACGGACCAGAACAATCGCCATTGAACGAGCAGGTTCTTGAACGTACTATTTTGGAACTATTGCCGCCAAAACATTTCGATTTGGTGATTACCCATAATCCGAACGGAGAATATACCCGCCACATCAGGCACGAAGAGACAGGTAAGACAGTATTGAAACTCTGGCAAAATGGCAAAATATCAACCATTGAACTTTGGACCTTTGCTTACGAGGATGGCAACCGAAAATATTATCCAAAACCCGATGAAAACGCATCTGTATTTCTCCAACTTTCAGAAATGATATGGCAGAAGAAATACAGCATATTAACAGAAACATACGGATTTGAAAAGAATAGTTGGGAAGCAAAAACAACGACACATGCAGAAGCATTCTGGAAATACACTGACCATACAGATATTAAAAAACTAATTAATTGA
- a CDS encoding F0F1 ATP synthase subunit gamma: protein METQASLQRKLNGATDLKSVVRSMKAMAASNIGQYELAVSSLGDYYRAVSLGIIAYFRQEEIYTITEQNPPNGNLEKTILAIVFGSDQGLVGQFNDSVSDFVSQSLHDLPGKVEIWAVGERVQLLLSDIGYNTAQLFPVPNSVNAITPLVQQILVKSEERFEKVNTTEVYIFHNRPKSRAGYEPVIQRLLPLDEKWRQSLTELKWPTKLIPQVIGGVRPTLLALIHAYLFTTMFKACAESLASENASRLAAMQRAEKNIDELLDDLTHKFHSLRQSSIDEELFDVVSGYEMLSK, encoded by the coding sequence ATGGAAACACAAGCAAGTTTACAGAGAAAACTGAACGGTGCCACAGATCTTAAATCTGTAGTTCGATCCATGAAAGCGATGGCCGCTTCAAATATCGGGCAATACGAGTTGGCTGTTAGTTCACTTGGCGATTACTACCGGGCTGTTTCTTTGGGTATCATTGCTTATTTCAGACAGGAAGAAATTTATACCATAACCGAACAAAACCCACCTAATGGAAACCTCGAGAAAACAATACTTGCCATTGTTTTCGGTTCAGACCAAGGCTTAGTGGGTCAATTTAACGATTCAGTTTCCGATTTTGTATCCCAATCGCTCCACGACTTGCCCGGTAAAGTAGAAATATGGGCAGTAGGCGAACGGGTTCAATTGCTACTTTCAGATATTGGTTATAATACAGCACAGCTTTTCCCTGTTCCTAATTCGGTTAATGCAATTACTCCGCTTGTTCAGCAAATTTTAGTGAAAAGTGAAGAACGGTTTGAGAAGGTAAATACAACTGAAGTTTATATTTTCCATAACAGACCCAAATCACGGGCTGGTTACGAACCTGTAATCCAACGATTGCTGCCATTGGATGAAAAATGGAGGCAATCGCTCACAGAACTTAAGTGGCCAACAAAACTGATACCGCAAGTTATTGGAGGAGTTAGACCAACCCTATTGGCACTTATTCATGCCTATCTTTTTACCACAATGTTTAAAGCATGTGCTGAGTCATTGGCCAGTGAAAACGCAAGTCGTTTAGCCGCTATGCAACGTGCCGAAAAAAACATCGATGAATTACTGGATGATCTTACCCATAAGTTTCATAGTTTACGGCAAAGCTCAATTGATGAAGAGTTGTTTGATGTGGTATCAGGGTATGAGATGTTATCGAAATAA
- a CDS encoding alternate F1F0 ATPase, F1 subunit alpha has translation MPANQFKKTINTTFDELEKGRNNYKPLFELREVGYVVSVSAGIVKVSGLPNVGFEELLQFPSGLFGIAYNIDEDEIGVILLGEDSLLNAGDEVQRTGRVTDIPVDNSLIGRVINPLGEPMDGKSIVSFKQRLPIERPAHAIMDRKTVSVPLQTGLKVIDALIPIGRGQRELILGDRQTGKTAIAIDAILNQQGKNVLCVYCAIGQRASSLAKVIANLEAKGAMEYTIVVTTEGNNAPGLKYIAPYAATSIAEYFMEQGRDVLIVYDDLTHHARAYRELSLLLRRPPGREAFPGDIFYIHSRLLERATHLSDKLKGGSLTALPIIETEAQNISAYIPTNLISITDGQIYLSPKLFELGILPAVDVGKSVSRVGGKAQLPAYRSITGNLKLDYSQFEELESFSRFGTRMDDATKKIIERGKRIRMCFKQHELQPMSVPEQIMILLALTSGLFDSIPISKMREAEVALQKLDAELPTEILKRLFSDKELSSSDRETILKMAGIILEPFQEKPETELTNT, from the coding sequence ATGCCAGCAAACCAATTTAAAAAAACGATAAATACCACATTCGATGAGTTGGAAAAAGGCAGGAATAATTACAAACCTTTATTTGAGCTCCGCGAAGTTGGCTATGTTGTAAGCGTATCTGCGGGAATTGTCAAAGTTTCGGGCCTTCCAAATGTGGGTTTTGAAGAGTTATTACAGTTTCCGAGCGGATTATTTGGCATAGCTTACAATATTGATGAAGATGAAATAGGTGTAATTCTTCTTGGTGAAGATTCTCTTTTGAATGCGGGTGATGAGGTGCAACGTACCGGCCGGGTAACGGATATACCTGTGGATAATTCATTAATTGGTAGGGTGATTAACCCATTAGGTGAGCCTATGGACGGCAAAAGCATCGTTTCATTTAAGCAACGACTACCGATTGAACGTCCTGCACATGCCATCATGGATCGCAAAACCGTTTCAGTTCCTCTGCAAACTGGATTAAAAGTTATTGATGCCCTTATACCTATTGGTCGGGGACAACGTGAATTGATTTTGGGCGATAGGCAAACAGGCAAAACAGCCATTGCCATTGATGCCATTCTTAACCAACAAGGCAAAAATGTGCTGTGTGTTTATTGTGCTATTGGTCAGCGAGCTTCTTCTCTAGCAAAAGTAATTGCAAACCTCGAAGCTAAGGGCGCTATGGAATATACCATTGTGGTTACAACCGAAGGGAACAACGCTCCAGGCTTAAAATATATTGCTCCTTATGCAGCGACAAGCATTGCTGAATATTTTATGGAACAAGGTCGTGATGTTCTCATTGTTTATGACGACCTCACACATCATGCGCGGGCTTACCGCGAACTTTCTCTTTTACTGAGAAGACCACCGGGACGTGAAGCATTCCCCGGCGATATTTTTTATATCCATTCAAGATTATTGGAACGGGCTACTCACCTAAGCGATAAGCTCAAAGGTGGTTCTCTTACAGCTTTGCCAATTATTGAGACAGAAGCTCAAAATATATCCGCATACATTCCCACAAATCTCATATCTATTACCGACGGACAAATATACCTTTCCCCTAAACTGTTTGAATTGGGAATATTGCCAGCCGTTGATGTGGGTAAATCTGTTTCGCGTGTTGGAGGTAAAGCACAACTACCGGCATATCGTTCCATTACGGGTAACCTAAAGCTAGACTACTCACAGTTTGAGGAATTGGAATCTTTTTCTCGCTTTGGCACACGAATGGATGACGCTACAAAAAAAATTATCGAACGTGGTAAGCGAATCCGAATGTGCTTTAAACAGCATGAACTTCAACCCATGTCTGTCCCGGAACAAATAATGATACTTCTCGCATTAACCAGTGGGTTGTTCGATAGCATTCCGATTAGCAAAATGAGGGAGGCAGAGGTTGCCTTACAAAAATTGGATGCTGAACTTCCTACCGAAATTCTAAAACGGTTATTCTCAGATAAAGAATTGAGCAGTTCCGACCGGGAAACAATTTTGAAAATGGCCGGGATAATACTTGAACCGTTTCAGGAAAAACCCGAAACAGAACTAACCAATACGTAA
- a CDS encoding F0F1 ATP synthase subunit B family protein has protein sequence MQINWFTVIAQVLNFLLLIWLLKRFLYKPILKAIDEREGKIATQIKDAEAKDALAKKEQAEFSKKNETFDKQRKDLMEKAIAETNEERQKLLEAARNDANELRLKLEKSLEEMQENLNRDLAEKTHHEVFEIARKTLVDLASVSLEEQSANIFIKRITELKNEERKQFIDAFKSVSTPVIVQSAFDLPKKQQTEIESAVNEILGAKTNFQFNTTPGIISGIELTSNGYKLAWSISEYLDSLKKSISETRKKEPQVEANEIIKAAPKVEAKAKPKK, from the coding sequence ATGCAAATAAACTGGTTTACTGTAATAGCGCAGGTACTTAATTTCCTCTTATTAATTTGGTTACTCAAGCGGTTTCTGTATAAGCCTATACTCAAAGCTATTGATGAACGCGAAGGAAAAATTGCGACGCAAATAAAGGATGCCGAAGCGAAAGACGCATTAGCTAAAAAAGAACAGGCCGAATTCAGCAAGAAAAATGAAACTTTCGATAAGCAACGGAAAGATCTTATGGAAAAAGCTATTGCCGAAACGAATGAGGAACGCCAGAAGCTACTTGAAGCTGCAAGGAACGACGCTAATGAGTTGCGTTTGAAACTGGAAAAATCATTGGAAGAGATGCAGGAAAACCTGAATCGCGATCTTGCAGAAAAAACCCATCATGAAGTTTTTGAAATAGCAAGAAAAACACTTGTCGACCTTGCTTCCGTTAGTCTTGAAGAACAATCGGCTAACATCTTTATAAAGCGTATCACTGAACTGAAAAATGAAGAAAGGAAGCAATTTATCGATGCTTTTAAATCCGTTTCAACCCCGGTTATTGTGCAAAGTGCGTTTGATTTGCCGAAAAAACAGCAAACTGAAATTGAAAGTGCAGTAAATGAAATACTTGGTGCGAAAACTAATTTTCAATTTAATACTACACCCGGAATAATCAGTGGTATTGAGCTTACGTCAAATGGGTATAAGCTGGCCTGGAGTATTTCAGAATATCTAGATTCCCTGAAAAAGAGTATTTCCGAAACGAGGAAAAAAGAACCACAAGTTGAAGCGAACGAAATTATTAAAGCCGCACCTAAGGTTGAAGCGAAAGCAAAACCAAAAAAATAA
- a CDS encoding F0F1 ATP synthase subunit C: MDSVSIIAVASIITAGFSTSIGCMFPAMGEGKSVSTALTSIAQQPDAAPTITRTLFVGLAMIESTAIYCFVVSMILIFANPFWNFIIAK; this comes from the coding sequence ATGGATAGTGTTTCAATTATTGCAGTAGCATCAATTATTACTGCTGGGTTTTCAACAAGTATTGGATGTATGTTTCCGGCTATGGGCGAAGGAAAATCGGTTTCAACTGCTTTAACCTCAATTGCTCAACAACCCGATGCAGCGCCAACTATTACACGTACTTTATTCGTGGGATTGGCTATGATTGAGTCAACAGCTATATACTGTTTTGTAGTTTCTATGATTCTTATTTTCGCTAATCCATTCTGGAATTTTATTATCGCAAAATAA
- a CDS encoding F0F1 ATP synthase subunit A, with amino-acid sequence MNLSPDETIFWQHGFFTINLTIVTTWAIILVLVVGSALITRKLKTGIHISRWQCVLEMLVTGINNQIKEIGLKKPEEYIGFIGTLFLFIVISNVCIIFPWYEPPTGSLSTTAALAICVFLAVPFFGIVKSGIGGYLKSYLKPTFIMLPFNLISETTRTLALAVRLFGNIMSGGMIVAILLSITPFIFPIVMQALGLLTGVVQAYIFSILATVYIAAAVHDSKSSDQETITTK; translated from the coding sequence ATGAATCTTAGTCCCGACGAAACCATATTTTGGCAGCATGGCTTTTTCACCATTAACCTTACCATTGTAACCACATGGGCTATAATACTGGTATTGGTAGTAGGTTCTGCATTAATTACCCGTAAACTTAAGACAGGTATACATATTTCGCGCTGGCAATGTGTTCTCGAGATGCTTGTAACAGGCATAAACAATCAAATTAAAGAAATTGGTTTAAAAAAGCCCGAAGAATATATTGGCTTTATCGGAACGCTATTCCTATTTATCGTCATATCAAATGTTTGTATCATATTCCCTTGGTATGAACCGCCAACAGGTTCACTTTCCACTACCGCAGCACTTGCTATTTGTGTTTTCCTTGCCGTTCCATTTTTTGGGATTGTAAAATCAGGTATTGGAGGTTACCTTAAATCATACCTCAAACCCACATTTATTATGCTGCCATTTAACCTAATAAGCGAAACTACGCGCACACTCGCATTAGCCGTGCGTTTGTTCGGCAATATTATGAGTGGCGGAATGATTGTGGCCATACTCTTAAGCATTACTCCCTTTATATTTCCCATTGTAATGCAAGCACTTGGACTACTTACAGGAGTGGTGCAAGCTTATATCTTCAGCATTCTGGCTACCGTTTATATTGCAGCGGCCGTGCATGATTCTAAATCGTCAGATCAGGAAACAATAACAACTAAATAA
- a CDS encoding ATP synthase subunit I, which yields MSEYLFMILVLLVGLALGTLFFGGLWFTVKKTINAKAPAIWFISSFFLRVSIVMIGFYFVAQGSWQRLIICLVGFIVARFVVTHITKSIDLIPQKDIYHES from the coding sequence ATGAGTGAATATTTATTTATGATACTGGTACTTCTAGTTGGATTAGCATTAGGAACTCTATTCTTTGGTGGTCTTTGGTTTACAGTAAAAAAGACAATTAATGCAAAGGCACCAGCTATTTGGTTTATCAGCAGTTTCTTTTTGCGTGTAAGCATTGTAATGATTGGGTTTTACTTTGTGGCTCAAGGAAGTTGGCAGCGGTTAATTATTTGTTTGGTGGGCTTTATTGTAGCCCGATTCGTTGTAACACATATAACCAAATCAATTGATTTAATACCTCAAAAAGACATTTATCATGAATCTTAG
- a CDS encoding AtpZ/AtpI family protein: MKTELSDKNNQDLFRKLVKEKAHRKLKAQHNDQKSVWFGLGMMGIVGWTITVPTLLGAGLGVWLDKNHPNTFSWTLSLLIIGLLVGCLTAWHWISKEHKEMNQKDEEDE, encoded by the coding sequence ATGAAAACGGAATTAAGCGATAAAAATAATCAGGACTTGTTTCGGAAACTGGTTAAAGAAAAAGCCCATCGTAAACTAAAGGCCCAGCATAATGATCAAAAAAGTGTTTGGTTTGGATTGGGAATGATGGGAATAGTGGGTTGGACTATTACTGTTCCTACATTACTTGGAGCAGGGTTGGGTGTTTGGCTTGATAAAAATCATCCCAATACATTTTCATGGACACTTAGCTTATTGATAATAGGCTTACTGGTTGGATGTCTCACTGCCTGGCACTGGATTTCCAAAGAACATAAAGAAATGAACCAAAAAGACGAGGAAGATGAGTGA
- a CDS encoding F0F1 ATP synthase subunit epsilon produces the protein MDLKILLPCRVFAEIKNVSSIVAETSEGSFGLLPQRIDCVAALVPCIFKYETDSKISHYLAVDQGILVKVGSEVVVSVRNAFGGTDIGKLNDSVEKEFTKVEDSERDARSTMAKIESGFLLNLQKFRKE, from the coding sequence ATGGACTTAAAAATACTTCTACCGTGTAGGGTTTTCGCTGAAATTAAAAACGTCAGCAGTATTGTTGCAGAAACCAGCGAAGGTTCCTTTGGTTTATTACCGCAAAGAATCGATTGTGTTGCCGCTTTGGTTCCCTGCATTTTTAAGTATGAAACAGATTCGAAAATATCTCATTACTTGGCAGTTGATCAAGGAATATTAGTAAAGGTAGGTTCAGAGGTAGTGGTATCGGTTCGTAATGCTTTTGGGGGTACAGATATTGGGAAACTAAACGATTCAGTAGAAAAAGAATTTACGAAGGTGGAGGATAGTGAACGGGATGCTCGTTCCACAATGGCAAAAATTGAGAGTGGATTCCTTTTAAATCTGCAAAAATTTCGAAAAGAATGA
- a CDS encoding response regulator, giving the protein MNIQDKTKKELISELQELHQENDSLKKNYEDIAKFKNVESDLLASEIRYRSLFESAKDGILILDAETGKIVDVNPYLINLLGFSHDQFIKKSIWEIGIFKDIIANQDKFIELRESGYVRYSDLPLETKDGRKINVEFVSNVYLADNKKVIQCNIRDITARIKIEKELINAKEKAEESDRLKSAFLANMSHEIRTPMNGILGFAELLKKPDLKGEKQQEYIRIITKSGLRMLNIINNIIDISKIEAGLMEIYKKESNINEQLEYVYTFFKPEIERKELQLILSKKLPLKEAIINTDPEKIYAILTNLVKNAIKFTNKGLIEFGCILKKDTEPVEVEFFVKDTGIGIPKNMQEAIFERFIQADISDIHALQGSGLGLTISKAYVELLGGRMWVKSEEENLQAGKAGGSTLYFTIPYSIKPEDIPVNTAVVEKDETKDNIQNLKILIAEDDEASKILLSIELEEFGREILIAKNGFEAVELCRNNPDTDLILMDIQMPGMNGYEATRQIRKFNHDVVVIAQTAFAQYGDREKSIDAGCNDYISKPINKAELQTLMHMTFNVLH; this is encoded by the coding sequence AAATTCGTTATCGCTCGCTTTTTGAATCTGCGAAAGATGGCATTTTGATTCTGGATGCAGAAACGGGAAAAATTGTTGATGTGAATCCATATTTAATCAATTTATTGGGTTTTTCTCATGACCAATTCATCAAAAAATCAATTTGGGAAATAGGAATATTCAAAGATATAATTGCTAATCAGGATAAGTTTATTGAATTGAGGGAAAGTGGATATGTCCGTTATAGTGATTTACCACTTGAGACTAAAGATGGTCGCAAAATTAATGTAGAGTTCGTAAGCAACGTGTATTTAGCAGATAATAAAAAAGTAATTCAATGTAATATTCGTGATATTACCGCACGAATAAAAATTGAAAAAGAGTTAATTAACGCAAAGGAAAAAGCTGAAGAAAGCGACCGCTTAAAATCTGCATTTCTTGCCAACATGAGCCATGAAATTCGGACTCCCATGAATGGTATTCTTGGGTTTGCCGAATTACTGAAAAAACCTGATTTGAAAGGCGAAAAACAACAAGAATATATCAGAATTATCACGAAAAGTGGCTTACGTATGCTCAATATAATTAATAATATTATTGATATTTCGAAAATAGAAGCGGGGCTAATGGAAATTTACAAGAAGGAGTCGAATATAAATGAACAGTTGGAATACGTTTATACCTTTTTTAAACCTGAGATTGAAAGAAAGGAATTGCAATTAATATTAAGTAAGAAATTACCACTGAAAGAGGCCATCATCAATACCGACCCCGAAAAAATTTATGCAATTCTAACTAATTTAGTTAAAAATGCCATAAAATTCACGAACAAAGGGTTAATAGAATTTGGGTGTATTCTAAAAAAGGACACTGAGCCTGTCGAAGTGGAGTTTTTTGTGAAAGATACAGGAATAGGGATTCCAAAAAATATGCAAGAGGCAATATTTGAGCGCTTTATTCAGGCTGACATTTCAGATATTCATGCTTTACAAGGGTCTGGACTGGGTTTAACTATTTCAAAAGCGTATGTGGAATTATTAGGAGGCAGAATGTGGGTAAAAAGTGAAGAAGAAAACTTGCAAGCCGGAAAGGCAGGGGGCTCAACATTATACTTTACCATTCCATATAGTATTAAACCGGAAGATATACCTGTAAATACTGCAGTTGTAGAAAAAGATGAAACAAAAGATAACATTCAAAATTTAAAGATTTTAATTGCAGAAGACGATGAAGCATCGAAAATCCTTCTATCAATCGAATTAGAAGAATTCGGCAGAGAGATTTTGATAGCTAAAAACGGTTTTGAAGCGGTGGAATTATGTCGCAATAATCCAGACACCGATTTAATATTGATGGACATCCAAATGCCTGGAATGAACGGTTATGAAGCCACCCGACAAATACGAAAATTTAACCACGATGTGGTTGTTATTGCACAAACCGCCTTTGCCCAATATGGCGACAGAGAAAAGTCAATAGATGCAGGTTGCAACGATTATATTTCAAAACCTATTAATAAAGCAGAATTACAAACATTAATGCATATGACTTTTAATGTATTACATTGA